AGCAGGTAGATGGAAACTATTATATTATAAAGAACAAGAACAGTGGTCTTGTTTTGGATGTGAATTCTATGTCCACGCAGGTGGGGGCATCTATTATACAGTATGAATATAATCAAGGATGGAACCAGATGTGGGAAGTGATTGAAAAGGATGATGGTTCATATGCTTTAAAAAATCGATTGAGTGGATTGTATTTAGGCGTTAGAAATAATTCTTCAGCAGATGGTGAGTGGTGTCAGCAAACAAATTTAAGTGAAAGTGGAACATCCTGGTATCTAGTTGTGACGGAATAATAAACTATATTCATGAGATTGTTTATTGTATAAAGATAATCTTGAAGCGTCCTAGGAAGGAAAAACTTCTCAAATCATGGGGCTATCGGTTAATACCGATTTTTAGGCTCTAAATCTTAAAATATGAATCTCCCGTAGAAATCAGTATTTTTAATACTTGAACTTCTTCGGGAGATTTGTATTTTCTAGTTTCTGTATGTATTTTAGGGCGCAAAAATCCTTTAACTGCATTTTGGAAGCATTCTACAATACGAAACGAATTCATAGTCACTGTGATTATATGTCACCAAACGATTATGAAGAGCTGTATCGTAGGCTTCAGCAAGATGAATTGCAGCTGGCAGGTTAAGATGAGGAAAACCTCATTTTAACTTGTACTAAATCTTGACATAGGACCAAGAATATAATAATTTGTTATATATGATTAAGGATGATGAGTAATGCAGAATTTTCGACTTGTGGACTTTAACAACATCGAAATTTGGTGGGAGGTGTTATACAAATGAAACTGGCAGACTTATCAACTGGACCAGACTGGGTAGTATATGTTGGATTTATAATATTTGCTGTACTTTCCATAGTTTTGATTTCTGGACATGGAAGTTGGTTAATTTCCGGATATAATACAGCTTCAAAAGAAGAAAAGGCAAAATATAATGAAAAAAAGCTATGCAGAACAATGGGAATTGGAATGTCTGTTATAGCAATTCTTCTATTAATTATGGGGGTGTTTGAAAATATTTTACCGGCATTTTTTGTGTATATTGCATTGGGTATTATTTTAGCTGATGTTGTGATAATTATTGTCTTGGGAAATACAATATGTAGAAGGTGACAAATTTGAATTTATGGAGGAGGAAGTATATGAGTAACAAAGGAATTATAATTTTGGTAATTATATGGATGCTTTTTTCTTTAGTTTGGTTTTTGGCAGGAAATACTGTAAAGGGAATGTAGTGGTCAAGCATTTTTGTAACACTTTGTTCGAAAATTCACCCGGCATATCGAGCTTCAAATGGTGTTTTCCAATCATTGT
The DNA window shown above is from Blautia hansenii DSM 20583 and carries:
- a CDS encoding DUF3784 domain-containing protein; protein product: MKLADLSTGPDWVVYVGFIIFAVLSIVLISGHGSWLISGYNTASKEEKAKYNEKKLCRTMGIGMSVIAILLLIMGVFENILPAFFVYIALGIILADVVIIIVLGNTICRR